GCCGATGTACATCACCGCCGCCGTGACCAGCGCGAGCGGGACGAGGCGGCGCAGCACGCGCGGGCGGCGCAGCACCAGGTCCCCGGCCCGCACCAGCACCGCCCACACCAGCATCGGCACGCCGAGGATCAGCCCCACGAACACGCCCTGGGGATGGGCGAGGGCGACCGAGGCGCACGCGGCGACCAGCAGCACCCAGGTCTGCGCGGCGGTGAGGCGGTGAGGGCCGGCGGGGGCGAGGGTCGCCACGTGCGCGACGGCGGCCAACACCAGCGGCATCAGCGACAGGGACAGCAGATAGGGGAGCAGGATGCCCCAGGACATCATCGCCAGCGGGAAGGTCGAGGTGATCCCGGCCAGGGCGCCCGCGGCCATCCAGCCCATCGGGCCCGAGGCGGTGGCGGTGCGCACCAGGGTCGCCATGCCCAGCGGCCAGATCACGGCGACCGCCAGCAGCATCACGATGTTGGAGGCGAGGATGATCTCCTGGCCGGAGAGCTGCACGACCAGGCTCACCGTCTGGTGCCAGAGCGCCGGGTAGAACGTCTCCTCGCCCGGCAGGGTGGTCATCCCGCCCACGACCCAGGCGGAGCCGTCCCCGGCGCGGAGGATGTGCCGCACGGCGTTGAGGTGGAAGACGTTGTCGTAGGTCTGGCTGATCGCGTCGATCGAGCCCATCATCCGCAGGCCCTGGACCAGCAGCGAGCCGATCCCGATCACGAGGCCCGTGAGGACCGCGGCGGCCTGCCCGCGAGGGGAGGTGAGGAAGCGGCCGACGGGGGTGGCGGGGGCGGGGGAGGCCTCGTCGGCCCCCTCGATCCGGGCTGCCCCGTCGTCGTGGGAGGCGTCGTCGGCCGCGACGGTCTCGACGCCGGGCTCGGACCGGTGCGTGCGCGAGCTGCCCCGTAGGTCGCCCCGTCGACCACCCTGGGGGCCGCGCGCGATCCGGCCGATGCCCCACACGATCGCGCCGAGCACGAGGCCGAGCACGAGCGGGGACAGGACCGTCCAGGGGATGGAGAGGACGTGGCCGAGCTCGGCGGTGGCGGCGATCAGCGCGAGGGACAGG
This genomic interval from Brachybacterium aquaticum contains the following:
- a CDS encoding DUF6541 family protein, coding for MDVLSVLAALAAALFVLGAPGLPTVLALRMRPLPAIASVVPLSLALIAATAELGHVLSIPWTVLSPLVLGLVLGAIVWGIGRIARGPQGGRRGDLRGSSRTHRSEPGVETVAADDASHDDGAARIEGADEASPAPATPVGRFLTSPRGQAAAVLTGLVIGIGSLLVQGLRMMGSIDAISQTYDNVFHLNAVRHILRAGDGSAWVVGGMTTLPGEETFYPALWHQTVSLVVQLSGQEIILASNIVMLLAVAVIWPLGMATLVRTATASGPMGWMAAGALAGITSTFPLAMMSWGILLPYLLSLSLMPLVLAAVAHVATLAPAGPHRLTAAQTWVLLVAACASVALAHPQGVFVGLILGVPMLVWAVLVRAGDLVLRRPRVLRRLVPLALVTAAVMYIGWTGFEEFRPSESSAVWEPNATQDEAIAQALSLAGNGAPAWWPLGAVVLVCALAVLIGSRSRWLVPAFAAAAWMSVITRSTPMGDFRYQWTGTWYSDNYRITAIVAVAAVPLLAVGLDVLARWAVRLLPVLRGAAGPVAAVAVVLVLLAASIFSPSMYAARADMAWHWRNTELLTPDERALLEQLPEVVPEDAVIATNAWNGSSLAYAISDRPVLNTFMGFQAEDEVHLLNRQLDDAQTDPAVCDAMEDLHVEYALDFGPEEMHGNRATYTGLNEISQTGAAEVVLQVGDAKLLRMLPCRGTDGSMNG